One window of the Tachypleus tridentatus isolate NWPU-2018 chromosome 10, ASM421037v1, whole genome shotgun sequence genome contains the following:
- the LOC143230092 gene encoding zinc finger protein PLAGL1-like produces MSDYVGEQGIVFSAEVSSTGSDGFEEYGKQECEKTFSCSEPGCGRSFSSKFKMMRHMLIHSGERQFKCSICERCFHRKDHLKNHLQVHNPNKIVHSCRFCNKKYTSTLSYRKHQALHAAEAGDLSCQLCGREFQRKEEIMYHLKVHSGTRALKGPSERKFKCEQCERSFFTRKDVKRHLVVHTGIRNFVCHICPQRFGRKDHLVRHVKKSHGGKSSIAVEPPKEVTVKIEQSSDMSPDGHSVTSTSYGPSFISSCTTGLSVDAGLSSGVPHQLEAVKQEPCFAAPPVENSFLPSGINPIIMGQEGEISHNVLPTCMSQYFSLPSTFNSGIPHFLPSSCFLSTVPGTSNLFPTYSPESMLPPMSGTTFSPPVSLDMGNSALPHFNQAFQ; encoded by the coding sequence ATGTCAGACTATGTTGGAGAGCAGGGAATTGTCTTCAGTGCTGAAGTTTCATCTACTGGAAGTGATGGATTTGAGGAGTATGGCAAACAAGAATGTGAGAAAACATTCAGTTGTTCTGAACCTGGATGTGGGAGGAGTTTCTCCTCAAAGTTTAAGATGATGCGACACATGCTCATCCATTCAGGGGAGAGGCAGTTTAAGTGCTCAATTTGTGAACGTTGCTTTCATCGTAAAGACCACTTGAAGAATCACCTTCAGGTTCATAACCCAAATAAGATTGTACACAGTTGTAGATTCTGTAACAAGAAGTACACATCAACTTTATCATATCGAAAGCATCAAGCTCTTCATGCAGCTGAGGCTGGAGATTTGTCTTGTCAGTTATGTGGCAGGGAATTCCAGCGAAAAGAAGAAATCATGTATCACCTTAAAGTTCACTCAGGAACCCGAGCTTTGAAAGGCCCTAGTGAAAGAAAATTCAAGTGTGAACAGTGTGAGAGATCCTTCTTTACTCGAAAAGATGTCAAGCGCCACCTTGTTGTTCATACAGGCATTAGAAATTTTGTCTGTCACATCTGTCCCCAAAGGTTTGGAAGGAAAGACCATCTTGTACGCCACGTGAAGAAGAGTCATGGAGGAAAATCCTCCATTGCAGTAGAACCTCCTAAAGAAGTGACAGTGAAAATCGAACAGAGTTCTGACATGTCACCTGACGGTCATTCAGTAACAAGTACATCATATGGTCCAAGTTTCATAAGTTCCTGCACAACGGGTCTCTCTGTGGATGCTGGCTTATCTTCTGGTGTTCCTCATCAGTTGGAAGCAGTAAAGCAAGAACCATGCTTTGCTGCACCACCTGTAGAAAATTCTTTTCTTCCCAGTGGAATTAACCCTATCATCATGGGTCAGGAAGGAGAAATTAGCCATAATGTGCTGCCAACGTGCATGTCCCAATACTTCTCTCTTCCATCCACTTTCAACTCAGGTATTCCTCATTTTCTCCCAAGCAGCTGTTTTCTGAGCACAGTACCAGGTACCTCGAATCTCTTTCCTACCTACTCGCCAGAATCAATGCTACCTCCCATGTCAGGAACAACATTCTCACCCCCAGTGTCACTAGATATGGGTAACTCAGCTCTACCTCATTTTAACCAAGCATTTCAGTGA